One window of Azospirillum sp. TSA2s genomic DNA carries:
- a CDS encoding NAD(P)-dependent oxidoreductase, giving the protein MTLIATLADTEDDRASPYTDLSPAMTPVQALAESNRCLFCFDAPCIKACPTGIDIPAFIRSIATGNLKGAATTILSENIMGGTCGRVCPTETLCEQSCVRNRAEDRPVAIGRLQRHATDRLIDGEPAHPFPRATATGKRVAVVGAGPAGLSCAHRLATLGHEVTVFEAKAKSGGLNEYGLAPYKMADDFAQREVAFILGVGGISVEHGRRLGADLSLDSLRADYDAVFLGVGLGANNRLGIPGEERAGVEDATAFIERVRQASPGQPPAVGRSVVVIGGGNTAIDAAIQAKRLGAEDVTLVYRRGRAQMGATAWEQELAQTEGVVLKTFAAPKEIGETTITFERTRLSDGTLSGTGETFTLQADMVLKAVGQKLSAEALDGLQITGGKIAVDDAYRTTLAKVWAGGDCVATGEDLTVQSVQDGKLAALAIHSHLTA; this is encoded by the coding sequence ATGACCCTGATCGCTACGCTCGCCGACACCGAAGACGACCGCGCCTCACCCTACACCGACCTGAGCCCGGCGATGACGCCGGTGCAGGCGCTAGCCGAGTCGAACCGTTGCCTGTTCTGCTTTGATGCCCCCTGCATCAAGGCCTGTCCGACCGGGATCGACATTCCGGCCTTCATCCGCTCGATCGCCACCGGCAACCTGAAAGGCGCCGCGACGACGATCCTGTCGGAGAACATCATGGGCGGCACCTGCGGCCGGGTCTGCCCGACCGAGACGCTGTGCGAGCAATCCTGCGTGCGCAACCGGGCGGAGGACCGACCCGTCGCCATCGGCCGGCTGCAGCGCCACGCCACCGACCGACTGATTGATGGCGAACCGGCCCACCCCTTCCCGCGCGCCACCGCGACCGGCAAGCGCGTCGCCGTGGTCGGCGCCGGCCCGGCTGGCCTGTCCTGCGCCCACCGCCTCGCCACGCTCGGCCATGAGGTGACGGTGTTCGAGGCGAAGGCGAAGTCCGGCGGCCTCAACGAATACGGCCTCGCACCCTACAAGATGGCCGATGATTTCGCCCAGCGCGAGGTCGCCTTCATCCTCGGCGTCGGCGGCATCAGCGTGGAGCATGGCCGCAGGCTGGGCGCCGACCTGTCGCTCGACAGCCTGCGTGCCGATTACGACGCGGTGTTCCTCGGCGTCGGCCTCGGCGCCAACAACCGCCTCGGCATCCCCGGCGAGGAGCGCGCGGGCGTCGAGGACGCCACCGCCTTCATCGAGCGTGTGCGTCAGGCGTCCCCCGGCCAGCCGCCCGCCGTCGGCCGCAGCGTCGTGGTGATCGGCGGCGGCAACACCGCCATCGACGCCGCCATCCAGGCAAAGCGCCTGGGCGCGGAGGACGTGACCCTGGTCTATCGCCGCGGCCGTGCCCAGATGGGCGCCACCGCCTGGGAGCAGGAGTTGGCCCAGACCGAGGGCGTCGTCCTCAAGACCTTCGCCGCCCCCAAAGAGATCGGCGAGACCACCATCACCTTCGAACGCACCCGGCTGAGCGACGGCACCCTGTCCGGCACCGGCGAGACCTTCACCCTCCAGGCCGACATGGTGCTGAAGGCGGTGGGGCAGAAACTATCGGCAGAAGCTCTCGACGGCCTGCAGATCACCGGCGGCAAGATCGCCGTCGACGACGCCTACCGCACGACGCTCGCCAAGGTCTGGGCCGGTGGCGATTGCGTCGCGACGGGTGAGGATCTGACGGTCCAGTCGGTGCAGGACGGCAAGCTCGCCGCACTCGCCATCCACAGCCACCTGACCGCCTGA
- the ogt gene encoding methylated-DNA--[protein]-cysteine S-methyltransferase: MSAPSNLLIDRTATPIGELIVIADTDGALRAIDWTDHEDRLHRLLRLHHPGGYELRPSADPGGLTRAMNAYFAGELSVIDRLPVRTGGTPFQRAVWAALRGIPCGGTISYRELAALAGRPAAVRAAGHANGANPISVVVPCHRVIGSGGALTGYGGGVERKRWLLAHEGVAVR; the protein is encoded by the coding sequence ATGTCCGCTCCGTCCAACCTGCTGATCGACCGCACCGCCACGCCCATCGGCGAACTGATCGTGATCGCCGACACCGACGGCGCCTTGCGCGCCATCGACTGGACCGACCATGAGGACCGGCTGCACCGGCTGCTGCGCCTGCACCATCCCGGCGGTTACGAATTGCGGCCGTCCGCCGATCCGGGCGGGCTGACGCGGGCGATGAATGCCTATTTCGCGGGCGAGCTTTCGGTGATCGACCGGTTGCCGGTGCGCACTGGCGGAACGCCGTTCCAGCGCGCTGTCTGGGCGGCGCTGCGCGGTATTCCCTGCGGCGGGACCATTTCCTACCGCGAACTGGCGGCACTGGCCGGGCGTCCGGCGGCGGTCCGGGCGGCGGGGCATGCCAATGGCGCCAACCCGATCAGCGTCGTGGTGCCCTGCCATCGGGTGATCGGATCCGGCGGGGCGCTGACCGGCTATGGCGGCGGGGTGGAGCGCAAGCGCTGGTTGCTGGCGCATGAAGGTGTGGCCGTACGGTAG
- the bdcA gene encoding SDR family oxidoreductase has translation MGEFTGRKILVLGGSRGIGKAIVRRFAKAGGTVAFTYAGSKDAAEALAAEAGAEAIRTDSADRDALIATVAERGALDVLVVNAGTAILGDPLTFDPDAVDRMIDINVRAPYHAAVEAARRMNDGGRIIVIGSVNGDRMPFAGGAAYALTKSAVQGMVRGLARDFGDRGITVNAIQPGPTHSDMNPADGPMAPAMHSFMAIKRHIDADEVAELTAYVAGPHAAMITGSFQTIDGGFGA, from the coding sequence ATGGGTGAGTTCACCGGCCGCAAGATCCTGGTCCTCGGCGGCAGCCGCGGTATCGGCAAGGCCATCGTCCGCCGCTTCGCCAAGGCCGGCGGCACCGTCGCCTTCACCTATGCCGGGTCGAAGGACGCCGCCGAGGCGCTTGCCGCCGAAGCCGGCGCGGAGGCCATCCGTACCGACAGCGCCGACCGCGATGCCCTGATCGCCACCGTGGCGGAGCGCGGCGCGCTGGATGTGCTGGTCGTCAATGCCGGCACGGCAATCCTCGGCGATCCGCTCACCTTCGACCCCGACGCCGTCGACCGGATGATCGACATCAACGTCCGCGCGCCCTACCACGCGGCGGTCGAAGCGGCCCGGCGCATGAATGACGGCGGGCGCATCATCGTCATCGGCTCGGTCAACGGCGACCGCATGCCCTTCGCCGGCGGCGCCGCATACGCCCTGACCAAATCGGCGGTCCAGGGCATGGTGCGGGGCCTCGCCCGCGATTTCGGCGATCGCGGCATCACCGTGAACGCCATCCAGCCGGGTCCGACCCACAGCGACATGAACCCGGCCGACGGCCCGATGGCGCCCGCCATGCACAGCTTCATGGCGATCAAGCGTCACATCGACGCCGACGAGGTCGCCGAACTGACCGCCTACGTCGCCGGCCCGCATGCCGCGATGATCACCGGCTCGTTCCAGACCATCGACGGCGGCTTCGGCGCCTGA
- a CDS encoding UxaA family hydrolase, with the protein MASLTIRLHPADNVVVAGADLEPGTALPGTEVATTGPVPAGHKVAVRAIALGEPVRKYNQVIGFATAAIQPGDHVHVHNMGMGSDFERDYAFGADVHPVEMIPEAERATFQGIVRPDGRVATRNYIGVLTSVNCSATAARMIADHFRGPALAAYPNIDGVVALTHGYGCGMAGSGEVMDTLRRTIAGYARHPNFAAVILLGLGCEVNQIDKLMEATGLEAGARVIPIGIQDMGGTAAAAREGIRRIEALLPEINDVTRQTLPASHLTLALQCGGSDGYSGITANPALGYAVDLLVRNGGTAVLSETPEVYGAEHLLTRRAVRREVGEALVERIGWWEEYTSRTGGEMNNNPSPGNKKGGLTTILEKSLGAVAKGGTTPMTAVYRYAEPITDKGFVFMDTPGYDPVSATGQVAGGANVLCFTTGRGSVFGCKPTPSLKLATNSTLFRRMPDDMDIDCGAIATGDATIEEVGRAIFQLVLDTASGRKTKSEELGVGADEFAPWQMGAVM; encoded by the coding sequence ATGGCATCGCTGACCATCCGCCTGCACCCCGCCGACAACGTCGTCGTCGCCGGCGCCGACCTGGAGCCCGGCACCGCCCTGCCCGGCACAGAAGTCGCGACCACCGGGCCGGTGCCGGCCGGGCACAAGGTCGCGGTGCGCGCCATCGCGCTGGGCGAGCCGGTGCGCAAGTACAATCAGGTCATCGGCTTCGCCACCGCGGCGATCCAGCCGGGCGACCATGTCCACGTCCACAACATGGGCATGGGCAGTGATTTCGAGCGCGATTACGCCTTCGGCGCCGACGTCCACCCGGTGGAGATGATCCCGGAGGCCGAGCGCGCCACCTTCCAGGGCATCGTTCGCCCGGATGGCCGGGTCGCCACCCGCAACTACATCGGCGTGCTGACCTCGGTGAACTGCTCCGCCACCGCGGCGCGGATGATCGCCGACCATTTCCGTGGGCCCGCGCTGGCCGCCTATCCCAACATCGACGGCGTTGTCGCGCTGACCCACGGCTATGGCTGCGGCATGGCCGGCAGCGGCGAGGTGATGGACACGCTGCGCCGGACCATCGCCGGCTACGCCCGCCACCCGAACTTCGCCGCGGTGATCCTGCTGGGTCTCGGCTGCGAGGTGAACCAGATCGACAAGCTGATGGAGGCCACCGGCCTTGAGGCGGGCGCCCGCGTCATTCCCATCGGCATCCAGGACATGGGCGGCACCGCTGCCGCCGCCCGCGAGGGCATCCGCCGGATCGAGGCCCTGCTGCCGGAGATCAACGACGTCACCCGCCAGACCCTGCCGGCCAGCCATCTGACGCTGGCGCTGCAGTGCGGCGGCTCCGACGGCTATTCGGGCATCACCGCCAACCCGGCGCTGGGCTATGCCGTCGACCTGCTGGTCCGCAACGGCGGCACCGCCGTGCTGAGCGAGACGCCGGAGGTCTACGGCGCCGAGCATCTGCTGACCCGCCGCGCCGTCCGCCGCGAGGTGGGCGAGGCGCTGGTCGAGCGCATCGGCTGGTGGGAGGAGTACACCAGCCGCACCGGCGGCGAGATGAACAACAACCCGTCGCCCGGCAACAAGAAGGGCGGCCTGACCACCATCCTGGAAAAGTCGCTGGGCGCGGTCGCCAAGGGCGGAACCACCCCGATGACCGCCGTCTACCGCTATGCCGAGCCGATCACCGACAAGGGCTTCGTCTTCATGGACACCCCCGGCTACGATCCGGTGTCGGCGACCGGGCAGGTGGCGGGCGGCGCCAATGTGCTGTGCTTCACCACCGGCCGCGGCTCGGTGTTTGGCTGCAAGCCGACGCCCAGCCTGAAGCTGGCGACCAACAGCACGCTGTTCCGCCGGATGCCGGACGACATGGACATCGATTGCGGCGCCATCGCCACCGGCGACGCCACCATCGAGGAGGTCGGCCGAGCGATCTTCCAACTGGTGCTCGACACCGCGTCGGGCCGCAAGACCAAGAGCGAGGAACTCGGCGTCGGCGCCGATGAATTCGCTCCCTGGCAGATGGGAGCGGTTATGTAA
- the uxaC gene encoding glucuronate isomerase — translation MLHPDRLFPSDPTQRDIARRLYGEVAALPIVSPHGHTDPSWFAKDEAFPDPASLFVKPDHYAFRMLYSQGIPLEQLGVPRKDGGETSTDSRAIWRLLASNWHLFRGTPTSMWLTHAFETVFGVTERLSAASADRIYDQIEDCLRKPEFRPRALFERFNLEVLATTESPLDPLVHHKAIRESGWKGRVITAFRPDPVVDPEFEGFRENLAELGRITGKDTATWDGYLAALADRRLYFKSYGATSTDHGHPTAATADLARAEAEKLFDIVRRGGATANEAELFRAQMLTEMARMSLEDGLVMQIHPGSFRNHNDLVFRRFGRDKGADIPSGTEYVRALKPLLDRFGNERDLTIILFTLDEDSYARELAPLAGHYPALRVGPAWWFHDSPEGMRRYREMITETAGFYNTVGFNDDTRAFCSIPARHDVSRRVDCSFLARLVAEHRLAEDEAAELAVDLAYRLAKNAYKL, via the coding sequence ATGCTTCACCCCGACCGTCTTTTCCCGAGCGACCCGACGCAACGCGACATCGCGCGCCGCCTGTATGGCGAAGTCGCCGCCCTGCCGATCGTCAGCCCGCACGGCCACACCGATCCGTCCTGGTTCGCGAAGGACGAGGCGTTCCCCGACCCGGCCAGCCTGTTCGTCAAGCCCGACCATTATGCATTCCGCATGCTCTACAGCCAGGGAATTCCGCTGGAGCAGCTGGGCGTTCCGCGCAAGGATGGTGGCGAGACCTCGACCGATTCGCGCGCGATCTGGCGCCTGCTGGCCAGCAACTGGCACCTGTTCCGCGGCACGCCGACCTCGATGTGGCTGACCCATGCCTTCGAGACGGTGTTCGGCGTCACCGAGCGTCTGAGCGCCGCCAGCGCCGACCGCATCTACGACCAGATCGAAGACTGCCTGCGCAAGCCGGAGTTCCGCCCGCGCGCCCTGTTCGAGCGCTTCAACCTCGAAGTGCTGGCGACCACCGAATCGCCGCTCGACCCGCTGGTGCACCACAAGGCGATCCGCGAGAGCGGCTGGAAGGGCCGGGTCATCACCGCCTTCCGTCCCGACCCGGTCGTCGATCCGGAGTTCGAGGGCTTCCGCGAGAACCTCGCCGAGCTGGGCCGCATCACCGGCAAGGACACCGCGACCTGGGACGGCTATCTCGCCGCGCTGGCCGACCGCCGCCTCTATTTCAAGAGCTACGGCGCCACCTCGACCGATCACGGCCACCCGACGGCGGCGACCGCCGATCTGGCCCGCGCTGAAGCCGAGAAGCTGTTCGACATCGTCCGCCGCGGCGGCGCCACGGCCAATGAGGCCGAGCTGTTCCGCGCCCAGATGCTGACCGAAATGGCGCGGATGAGCCTGGAGGACGGTCTGGTCATGCAGATCCACCCCGGTTCCTTCCGCAACCACAACGACCTCGTGTTCCGGCGCTTCGGCCGCGACAAGGGCGCCGACATCCCGAGCGGCACCGAGTATGTGCGGGCGCTGAAGCCGCTGCTCGACCGCTTCGGCAACGAGCGCGACCTGACCATCATCCTGTTCACGCTCGATGAGGACAGCTACGCCCGCGAGCTGGCGCCGCTGGCCGGCCATTACCCGGCGCTGCGCGTCGGTCCGGCCTGGTGGTTCCATGACAGCCCCGAGGGCATGCGCCGCTACCGCGAGATGATCACGGAGACCGCCGGCTTCTACAACACGGTCGGCTTCAACGACGACACCCGCGCCTTCTGCTCGATCCCGGCCCGCCACGACGTGTCACGCCGCGTCGATTGCAGCTTCCTTGCCCGTCTGGTCGCCGAACACCGGCTGGCCGAGGACGAGGCCGCGGAACTGGCCGTCGACCTCGCCTACCGCCTCGCCAAGAACGCCTACAAGCTGTGA
- a CDS encoding cupin domain-containing protein, with amino-acid sequence MTTDVFVTAGDIPWQDLGDGVRRKILGYNDTMMMVRVEFEAGAIGAQHRHPHVQCAVVEKGSFDVTIDGRTKRLNAGDGYMVPSNILHGVVALEPGMLLDIFTPIREDFLGEPVAYAAEADAK; translated from the coding sequence ATGACCACCGACGTGTTCGTCACCGCGGGCGACATTCCGTGGCAGGATCTGGGCGACGGCGTTCGCCGCAAGATTCTCGGCTACAACGACACGATGATGATGGTGCGGGTGGAGTTCGAGGCCGGCGCCATCGGCGCGCAGCATCGCCATCCCCATGTCCAGTGCGCCGTGGTGGAGAAGGGGTCCTTCGACGTCACCATCGACGGCCGCACCAAGCGGCTGAACGCCGGCGACGGCTATATGGTGCCGTCCAACATCCTGCATGGCGTGGTGGCTCTGGAGCCGGGCATGCTGCTCGACATCTTCACGCCGATCCGCGAGGACTTCCTGGGCGAGCCGGTGGCCTACGCCGCGGAAGCCGACGCGAAGTAG
- a CDS encoding TetR/AcrR family transcriptional regulator yields the protein MVATESSGARGRRRSFDVDEAVETAMKLFHARGYDAVGVAELGAELGIKPPSFYAAFGSKAGLFERALRRYAAGEANIFARAQADGGGVAEVIERTLLLAARLYPERNGVAGCLVLDGARNSADPEACASAEALRKAGVAAIRDFIATEEPERADALTDFVAITMKGMSAAARDGMGEEALTAVAQMAGRAFRRELAAEG from the coding sequence GTGGTCGCTACAGAATCCTCCGGAGCGCGGGGGCGGCGGCGCTCCTTCGATGTGGACGAGGCGGTCGAGACCGCGATGAAGCTGTTCCATGCGCGCGGCTACGACGCCGTGGGCGTCGCCGAGCTGGGGGCGGAGCTGGGGATCAAGCCGCCGAGCTTCTATGCGGCCTTCGGCAGCAAGGCCGGGCTGTTCGAGCGGGCGCTCCGGCGCTATGCGGCGGGGGAGGCGAACATCTTCGCCCGTGCGCAGGCAGACGGCGGCGGCGTGGCCGAGGTGATCGAGCGCACGCTGCTGCTGGCGGCGCGGCTCTATCCGGAACGGAACGGGGTGGCGGGCTGCCTCGTCCTCGATGGCGCGCGCAACAGCGCCGATCCGGAAGCGTGCGCGTCGGCCGAGGCGCTGAGGAAGGCCGGCGTGGCGGCGATCCGGGACTTCATCGCGACGGAGGAGCCGGAGCGGGCCGACGCGCTGACGGACTTCGTCGCAATCACGATGAAGGGAATGTCGGCGGCGGCGCGTGACGGCATGGGCGAGGAGGCGCTGACCGCTGTCGCTCAGATGGCGGGCCGCGCCTTCCGCCGCGAACTGGCGGCGGAAGGGTGA
- a CDS encoding GntR family transcriptional regulator, with translation MEPSVKKVATTEDEGGLVSATVRRAAAPAAAVRPPRRAATVASRIYRDLRAEIVSLKRKPGDAIAEKQIAEAYGVSRTPVREAVLKLADEGLIEIFPQSGTFVSRIPLDALPEAFAIRKALEEATVRYAAARASRSQIAALRANLELQREMQETANYEGFHQADEAFHALIAEIAGYPGFWTLIQQTKVQIDRYRLLTLPVRGRIAEVIAEHAAILEAVAANDPAAAIKALDDHLDDLQISIADIRRDYPRYFTAPGDPV, from the coding sequence ATGGAGCCATCGGTGAAGAAGGTCGCGACGACAGAGGATGAAGGCGGCCTGGTCTCCGCAACCGTGCGCCGCGCTGCGGCCCCGGCCGCGGCGGTCCGTCCGCCGCGCCGCGCCGCGACCGTGGCGTCGCGCATCTACCGCGACCTGCGGGCGGAGATCGTCTCGCTGAAGCGCAAGCCCGGCGACGCCATCGCCGAGAAGCAGATCGCCGAGGCCTATGGCGTCAGCCGCACGCCGGTGCGCGAGGCGGTGCTGAAGCTGGCCGACGAGGGGCTGATCGAGATTTTCCCGCAGTCCGGCACCTTCGTGTCGCGCATCCCGCTGGACGCCCTGCCGGAGGCCTTCGCCATCCGCAAGGCGCTGGAGGAGGCGACGGTGCGCTATGCGGCGGCGCGGGCCAGCCGCAGCCAGATCGCCGCGCTCCGCGCCAATCTGGAACTGCAGCGGGAGATGCAGGAAACCGCCAACTATGAAGGGTTCCATCAGGCCGACGAGGCGTTCCACGCGCTGATCGCGGAGATCGCCGGCTATCCCGGATTCTGGACGCTGATCCAGCAGACCAAGGTGCAGATCGACCGCTACCGTCTGCTGACCCTGCCGGTGCGCGGCCGCATCGCCGAGGTGATCGCGGAGCATGCCGCCATCCTCGAAGCGGTGGCGGCCAACGATCCCGCGGCCGCCATCAAGGCGCTGGACGACCATCTGGACGACCTGCAGATCTCGATCGCCGACATCCGCCGCGACTATCCGCGTTACTTCACCGCGCCCGGCGATCCGGTTTAA
- the kduD gene encoding 2-dehydro-3-deoxy-D-gluconate 5-dehydrogenase KduD, translated as MSISFDLTGKVALVTGANTGIGQGIAVALAQAGADIAAVDVVSLDETKGLVEAAGRKFHGIHADLTSIAPVQGLVEETVGKFGQLDILVNNAGLIRRADAVDFSEADWDLVMNINIKTVFFLCQAFGRYAIAEGRKGKIINIASMLSFQGGIRVPSYTASKSGVAGITKLLACEWAGKGINVNAIAPGYVATNNTAALRADESRSAEILGRIPAGRWSVPSDIGGPAVFLASEAADYIHGTILPVDGGWLAR; from the coding sequence ATGAGCATTTCGTTCGACCTGACCGGCAAGGTGGCGCTGGTCACCGGCGCCAACACCGGCATCGGCCAGGGCATCGCCGTGGCGCTGGCGCAGGCCGGCGCCGACATCGCCGCCGTCGACGTGGTGTCGCTGGACGAGACCAAGGGTCTGGTCGAGGCGGCCGGCCGCAAGTTCCACGGCATCCATGCCGACCTGACCTCCATCGCCCCGGTCCAGGGGCTGGTGGAGGAGACGGTCGGCAAGTTCGGTCAGCTGGACATCCTGGTCAACAACGCCGGGCTGATCCGCCGCGCCGACGCCGTCGATTTCAGCGAGGCCGACTGGGACCTCGTGATGAACATCAACATCAAGACGGTGTTCTTCCTCTGCCAGGCCTTCGGCCGCTACGCCATCGCCGAGGGCCGCAAGGGCAAGATCATCAACATCGCGTCCATGCTGTCCTTCCAGGGCGGCATCCGCGTGCCGTCCTATACCGCCTCCAAGAGCGGCGTCGCCGGCATCACCAAGCTTCTGGCCTGCGAATGGGCCGGCAAGGGCATCAACGTGAATGCCATCGCGCCGGGCTATGTCGCCACCAACAACACCGCGGCTCTGCGCGCCGACGAGAGCCGCAGCGCCGAGATCCTCGGCCGCATCCCGGCCGGCCGCTGGAGCGTGCCGTCCGACATCGGCGGCCCGGCGGTGTTCCTGGCGTCGGAAGCCGCCGACTACATCCACGGCACCATCCTGCCCGTCGACGGCGGCTGGCTGGCGCGCTGA
- a CDS encoding sugar kinase, with translation MTDTPNRVAALGECMIEMFRRPDGSLTMGFGGDTLNTAVYLARLGTPVDYVTALGDDSISEDMIAAWAAEGVGTGHVLRVPNRLPGLYLIETDASGERRFLYWRDRAPARELFALPQTPELSKALEGYGIVYLSGISIAILGEQGRERLFEVLQRVRARGGKVAFDTNWRPRLWPDLETARAAFDRMLRLTDIALPGVTDLRDLYGDADADAVLARVRDAGVSEIVLKLEQPGCIVFQDGNAVEVPALKVATVVDTTAAGDSFSAGYLAARLRGEGPADAARAAHRLAAAVIQHRGAIIPREAMPA, from the coding sequence ATGACCGACACGCCCAACCGCGTCGCCGCGCTCGGCGAATGCATGATCGAGATGTTCCGGCGGCCGGACGGGTCGCTGACCATGGGGTTCGGCGGCGATACGCTGAACACCGCGGTCTATCTGGCGCGTCTGGGCACGCCGGTCGATTATGTGACCGCTCTCGGCGACGACAGCATCAGCGAGGACATGATCGCCGCCTGGGCGGCTGAAGGGGTGGGCACCGGCCATGTGCTGCGCGTGCCGAACCGCCTGCCCGGCCTCTACCTGATCGAGACCGATGCCAGCGGCGAGCGCCGCTTCCTCTACTGGCGCGACCGCGCGCCGGCGCGCGAACTGTTCGCCCTGCCGCAGACGCCGGAGCTGTCCAAGGCGCTGGAAGGCTACGGCATCGTCTACCTGTCCGGCATCAGCATCGCCATCCTGGGCGAGCAGGGCCGCGAGCGGCTGTTCGAGGTGCTGCAACGGGTCCGCGCGCGCGGCGGCAAAGTGGCGTTCGACACCAACTGGCGCCCGCGCCTGTGGCCGGATCTTGAGACCGCCCGCGCCGCCTTCGACCGCATGCTGCGGCTGACCGACATCGCGCTTCCCGGCGTCACCGACCTGCGCGACCTCTATGGCGACGCCGATGCCGACGCCGTGCTGGCCCGCGTTCGCGACGCCGGTGTCTCCGAGATCGTGCTGAAGCTGGAACAGCCCGGCTGCATCGTGTTCCAGGACGGCAACGCCGTCGAGGTTCCCGCGCTGAAGGTCGCCACGGTGGTGGACACCACAGCGGCCGGCGACAGCTTCAGTGCCGGCTATCTCGCCGCCCGCCTGCGCGGCGAGGGTCCGGCCGACGCCGCCCGCGCCGCCCACAGGCTGGCTGCCGCCGTCATCCAGCACCGCGGCGCCATCATCCCGCGCGAGGCGATGCCGGCCTGA
- a CDS encoding DMT family transporter — MPDSSTPLPGPHRDPGPSPVNGPQTPIQPTGSASKGTEPMRAILLVVLAVACLSCSDATAKYLGRTLPPAEIAWMRYVVFTALVMPLALRGGSLRVLKTTRPGLQILRGLGMLGSALFFIMAMQHLPLAEAAAISFVSPVFVTVLSILLLSEKVGIRRWAALLVGLAGVIIVIRPGADGFQPASLLPILTAFSWALGLVATRKMTVQENPLTTMVWSALTGLIVLTALLPLHAAWPTPWEMLLGVFIGLVYTLSQWLLILAYRQGEASVLAPFTYVQLIWSTALGFLVFGAVPDHWTFVGTGVIIASGLYTAHRERMRARERRAAAA; from the coding sequence ATGCCTGACAGTTCCACCCCTCTCCCTGGCCCCCACCGCGACCCCGGCCCCTCGCCGGTCAACGGCCCGCAGACCCCGATCCAGCCCACCGGATCGGCGTCCAAGGGCACGGAGCCGATGCGGGCGATCCTGCTGGTGGTGCTGGCGGTGGCCTGCCTGTCCTGCTCAGACGCCACGGCGAAATATCTCGGCCGGACCCTGCCGCCGGCCGAGATCGCCTGGATGCGCTATGTCGTCTTCACCGCGCTGGTGATGCCGCTGGCGCTGCGCGGCGGCTCGCTCCGGGTTCTGAAGACAACGCGGCCCGGGCTTCAGATCCTGCGCGGCCTGGGCATGCTGGGCTCGGCGCTGTTCTTCATCATGGCGATGCAGCATCTGCCGCTGGCCGAAGCCGCGGCGATCAGCTTCGTCTCCCCCGTCTTCGTCACCGTGCTGTCGATCCTGCTGCTGAGCGAGAAGGTCGGCATCCGCCGCTGGGCGGCGCTGCTGGTCGGGCTGGCCGGCGTCATCATCGTCATCCGGCCGGGGGCGGACGGGTTCCAGCCGGCCTCGCTGCTGCCGATCCTGACCGCCTTCAGCTGGGCGCTCGGCCTTGTGGCGACGCGCAAGATGACGGTGCAGGAAAACCCGCTGACCACCATGGTGTGGAGCGCGCTGACCGGCCTGATCGTGCTGACCGCCCTGCTTCCCCTGCACGCCGCATGGCCGACGCCGTGGGAGATGCTGCTCGGGGTCTTCATCGGGCTGGTCTACACCCTGTCGCAATGGCTGCTGATCCTGGCCTACCGCCAGGGCGAGGCATCGGTGCTGGCGCCCTTCACCTATGTCCAGCTGATCTGGTCCACCGCGCTGGGATTCCTCGTCTTCGGCGCGGTGCCCGACCATTGGACCTTCGTCGGCACCGGCGTGATCATCGCCAGCGGCCTCTACACCGCGCACCGCGAACGCATGCGGGCACGGGAACGCCGCGCTGCGGCGGCATGA